ATCTGCTTTACTTGTTGTCTGATTTATTAAAGCCCAATTTTCTAACCCaatctctataaattcattgtattaggttTTTTGGGCCAAAACTCATTTATCATTTGGGTTAGGGACTCAAATccggtccttacaattggcgtcgtctatGGGAAATTCTAGTGTTGTAGTGAGTCTAACATCCAACTATGGTAGGTTCAGGTTCGAATCAAGCAGAATCTATGGGGTTTCATTGTCAAGATCACTTCCGTAATCTTGAACAAAAAAATGGTCGAGAAAGGAGTGTGCATACTACCCAGACCAGTAGGAGCCGATCTGTGGGAGCCACCTCTTTCATGAGGAAGATGCCAAGAACATGCAGTAGGAGATTGATCATTTAAAGAGGAAGTTGCGCTAAGAACGGAGAAGGCGAACTCCCTCCGATTCTGACTTATCTTCTGACAGTGAAGAGGATGGTAGTTGTAGACGCAGATCAAGGACTCCTCCCAATAAGTTTTTCTCGTATGATGAGGACTACCATCATGAGCGCAGAAACATAAATTCATCTTCCAAAGGCTTGGGAAATGATGCTATGAGTAGAGCACTAAACCAAATTTCTAGATCACCTTTCACATGCAGAATTAAGGGAGGGAGACTTCCTCAGCGGTTCACTCAACCCACATTCACCATGTATAATGGTTGAACAGACCCTGTGGAACATGTAAGCCACTTCAACCAGAGAATGACCGTGCACTCCAAGAATGAGGCCTTGATGTATAAGGTATTCACATCCAGCCTAGGGCCCATAGccatgaggtggtttgatggaTTAGGGGCAAGTGCCATTGATTCCTTAAAGGAACTCACTCAAGCGTTTGGATCTCGCTTTATTACGTGCAGCAAGGTTCCTCGGCCCTTAGATTCCTTGTTGTCTTTGTTCATGAGAGAAGAAAAGACCCTGAAAATGTATTCGGtagatactgggagatgttcAATGATGGTGACTTTGACGACATAGCCATCAGGACTTTCAATGTCGACCTACCtgccgagcatggcttaaggaagtAACTGGGAAACCTGCTACCAGTGTACGCCAGCTCATGGATCAGATTGATAAGTATAAGAGGGTTGAGGAGGACCAACAGCAAAGAAAGGGGAAGggtaaggttatccctcaggaaAAGAGGGATTTCAGGTTGGATCACTACAACAATAATAGATTCCAGAGGGATTTTGCTCTGCTATCTGGGTCTACGACTCCTCAAGTGGTTAACACGGTGTTCTGAGAGCCAGTACATCAAGTCttggagaaaatcaagaatgaatcatacttcaaatggccaaataagatgggaGGAAACCCCTTGAGGCTCAACCAAAGTCTtcattgccaataccaccaggGACGAAGGCACACCACCGAGGACTGTAGAACTCTGTGGAACTATCTGGAGCAACTGGTCAGAGATGGAAGGTTACAACAGTTTTCGTATCGGCCCAATGGGCAGGAAGACCAAGCAGGGTTGAGGGCTTAGGGGAACGCTTCTTCAAGGCCCCCTTTGGGTATaattaatgtcatctttgctACTCTTAGGAGAACTAGCTCGTAGCCCTCCAGGGTGATATTTGTAGCTCGGCCACTCGTTAAGGACTCTAATCCTGAGCCGAAGAGGGTTAGAATGGAGGTCCGACCTACGTTGAGCTTTTCGAAGAAGGACAAAATTGGAACCATACAACCACACGATGATGCTTTAATAGTAGCGCTCAGGATAGGAGGCTATAATGTGAAGAGAGTGTTGGTAGACCACGGTAGTGGTATAGAAATTATGTACCCTGACTTATACAAAGGGCTGAACCTGAAGCCTGAGGATTTGACAGCATATGATTCACCTTTGGTAAGCTTTGATGGAAAAGTTGACATTCCAAAGGATCAGATTAGACTACCCATACAAATAGGTTCAGAGGTAGTAGACGTGAACTTCATTGTGGTGGATAATTATTCTCCATACACGGCCATTATGGCAAGACCATGGCTCCACACCCTGGGGGCTGTTTCTTCCACCCTGCATTTAAAGGTAAAATATCTGTCCGGGAACCAAGTTGAAAAGCTTATTAGGAGTCAATCTATGGCTAGGCAGTGCCTGGTGGCTGCAATTATGCATCAGCCTGAAGCTGAGTCTTTAGCCTCTACTGAGGGAGGCTCATAGCAATCAAGGATTCCGGTCCTATCTATAGATGTGGTGTCGGAAGGGGTAAAGTATGAGAAACTGGAAGAGATGGTTATAAATGGTGAttcggagaagttctttcaggtcaaAGCTCAACTGCCTCCTCAGGAGAAGGAGAAGTTGATAGCGTTCCTTAGAGAAAATGTTAATGTATTTGCATGGAATGCTTACGAAGCTCCTGGGGTggatccagacttcatttgTCGTCATATGAATGTCAACCTAGCTATCCTCCCTAAAAAGCAACCACCTCGGCGATCATCTAAAGAACATTCTGATGCTATCAAGGAGGAGGTGAACAAGCTTATGTAGGTTAGGGCTATTAAGGAAGTGTTCTAtcctgaatggttggccaatatagtggtagtaaagaagaaaagtgaaaaatggCGAGTATGCGTGGATTTCATAGACTTGAACAAAGCCTGTCCAAAGGACCCTTTCCCCACGCCTCGGATTGATCAATTAGTGGACGTAATTGTAGGCCACCCTCATATTagctttttggatgccttctaggggtaccatcaaataccactagctTTGagtgatcaagagaagacaacTTTTGTCACCCCCATTGGAAATTCCACTACAAAGTGATGCATTTTGGTTTAAAGAATGTAGGGActacctaccaaaggatgatgaccaggatgttcgaGCCATAGCTAGGAAAAAACATCAAGATTTATATAAACGACATGGTGGTTAGGAGTAAGTTAGAATCCGAGCATGTTAACGACCTTGGGAACATCTTCGAGATTTTGAGGAGGCACAAGCTGCGCCTTAATGCTTCtaagtgttcttttggtgttGGTTCAGGAAAGTTCATGGGCTATATGGTCACTTACTGGGGAATTGAGGTCAATCCTGATAAGATTAAGGCAATTAACAGTCTACAACCACCTCGAAATTCCAAAGAAATCCAGAAGCTAACAGGAATGACTGCTGCCTTAAACTGATTCATCTCTCGGTTAGCTAATAAGTGTAGGCCTTTCTTTCAGTTGTTGAAAAAGTGGAAAGGATTTAattggaccgaggagtgtgtcCTAGCTTTCCAGCAGTTAAAGGAATACATTTCTTGGCCACCCATTATGTCAAGACCTAAAGTGGATgaggttttgtttgtttacatTGCAGTAGCCTCCCACGCGATGAGTTTGGTGCTGGTAGGGTTGATAGTGGTATGCAGAGGACAGTTTACTATaagagcaagtcactacataaAGCCGAGGTTCGTTACCTGCCACTAAAGGAGGCCATTTTGGCAGTGGTGCATGCAACGCATAAGCTCCCCCATTACTTCCAATCACACACGGTTGTTATTCTAACCTAAATTCTGCTCAAATCCCTACTTCGAAGTGCTGATTATACGGGGAAGATTGTCAAGTGAGGTACAATCCTAGGGgtttttgatatcaagtacatgccttgTACCTCGGTCAAGGGTCAAGTCCTTGCTGATTTGGTGGCCGAGTTCGTTGAATCCCCATTAGAAGAGAGAACGGAGAAGCaggacatggatggaaaatcggttgggtTAGTCTCCCTGCAAAAACCTTTGTCTTGGAGAGTATACGTTGATAATGCAACGAATCACAGAGGATCTGGAGTGGGGCTAATTCTGATATCTCTCGAAAGGATCATAATTGAGAAATCCTTCAGATTGGG
This DNA window, taken from Quercus robur chromosome 2, dhQueRobu3.1, whole genome shotgun sequence, encodes the following:
- the LOC126694258 gene encoding uncharacterized protein LOC126694258, with amino-acid sequence MEVRPTLSFSKKDKIGTIQPHDDALIVALRIGGYNVKRVLVDHGSGIEIMYPDLYKGLNLKPEDLTAYDSPLVSFDGKVDIPKDQIRLPIQIGSEVVDVNFIVVDNYSPYTAIMARPWLHTLGAVSSTLHLKVKYLSGNQVEKLIRSQSMARQCLVAAIMHQPEAESLASTEGGS